GCGTACACACCATCGGCCGCCCGGCAGCACGCATCGCAAACCACGCCGTTGTCGATGACAAGACCACTGCCTGAAAGCCATTCGGTCGCCGGTGTAGCACCCAGAGCGACCACCACGACCTCGGCCGGGAGTACGTTGCCGTCGGCAAGTTGTACGCCGCTCACCCGGCCGTCGCGATCGGTCAGACCGATCACCGCTGTACCCAACCGGAGCTCGACGCCCTCCGACCGATGCAACTCGGCAAGCAGGCCACCGATCATCGGACCAAGCTGGCTCTCCAACGGCACCGTCTGCGGCCCGGCCATCGTCACCGCAAGGCCCATTTTCCTTGCCGTAGCGGCGATCTCGGCACCAAGCACGCCGTCACCCACCACGACGAGACGCTTCGCCGCCGCGAAGTCCTTCCGCAGCGCGGCGGCATCATCGAGCGTACGCAGGACATGTACGCCGTCGGGCTGTACTCCCGGCAGCCGGCGTGGCGTGAGGCCGGTCGCGATCACCACCGCGTCAGCCGTCAGCGTCCGTCCGGAAGCCGTCGTCACCGTACGCGAACCGGAATCGAACGCGACCGCAGAGTCACCAAGGACAAACGAGGCGTCCAGCGCCGACAACATCGCCTCCGGCCGCAGCCGGGTCCGGTCCTCGTCCCAGTCCCCGCGGAGGAACTGCTTCGACAACGGCGGCCGGTCGTACGGCGGATGCCACTCCGCGCCGAGCACCGTGACCTGGTCCCGGAATCCCTTGCGCCGCAGGGCTTCTACGGTCGTCAACCCGGCCGCGGACGCACCGACCACGAGTACGCTCATCCGGTTACCGGTGCGGTCAGTAGGCCGACGATTCCGTCGATCAGGCCGTCTGCCATCTCCTGCCAGCTGGCGCGTGCGGTCGGGCGGCCCTCGGCCAGTGCTCGCTCGAACTCGGCAGTCATCTGGATGATCAGGTGCCGGGCCATGTCGCCACGCTCGATCCGGACCGCCGGCGGCAGCTCGGCGAGATGCTCGCCCAGGCCTTCGACGACCTGCTGCAGCATCGGTGCGCTGAGGGACTCCTGCTGCTGGATCTCGCGCAGTGACGGGTCGTTCATCAGCTGCGCGCTGAACCGGGCCAGCCAGCTCGGCGTACCCAGGCTGTCCATGTGGTCGGTCGCCGACCGGACCAGGATCGTCACCCAGTCGCGTACGTCCGGCTCGGCGCCGAGCTCGGCGATCAGCTCCCGCCGCCGTTCCTCGACCGGTACGGCGTGTTTGTGCACGATCGCCCGGACCAGATCGGTCTTGGTGCCGAAGTGGTACCCGACCGCGGTGTTGTTGCCCTGCCCGGCCGCCTCGCCGATCTGCCGGTTGGACACCTCGTGCACGCCACGCTCGGCGAACAGCCGCTCCGCCGTGCTCAGGATCAGGTCGCGGGTCGCGTTCACCCGCGCCGACCGCTCCGGCCGCTCCGTTTTCGCCATCATCACCTTGATTACCTCCAAACCACTGGTACTTCCCGCAATCCGCCGACAAGCAGCCCTTCGACCAGCGGAAGGTCCGCTGCCGGACCAGCCAGTGCCAGCGTCGGCAGGCGCCGGAGCAGGACCTCCAGCACTACCTGCAGTTCCGTCCGGGCCAGCGACTGACCGATGCAGGAGTGCGGTCCGGCGCCGAAGGACAGGTGCACGTTCGGGCTGCGCGTCAGGTCCATCTCAGCAGGCTCGGCAAAGATCCGCT
The genomic region above belongs to Kribbella solani and contains:
- a CDS encoding NAD(P)/FAD-dependent oxidoreductase, whose translation is MSVLVVGASAAGLTTVEALRRKGFRDQVTVLGAEWHPPYDRPPLSKQFLRGDWDEDRTRLRPEAMLSALDASFVLGDSAVAFDSGSRTVTTASGRTLTADAVVIATGLTPRRLPGVQPDGVHVLRTLDDAAALRKDFAAAKRLVVVGDGVLGAEIAATARKMGLAVTMAGPQTVPLESQLGPMIGGLLAELHRSEGVELRLGTAVIGLTDRDGRVSGVQLADGNVLPAEVVVVALGATPATEWLSGSGLVIDNGVVCDACCRAADGVYAVGDVARWPYEDVLIRLENRTNATEQALCVADNFLGADRPYAPVPYFWTDQFAAKLQVHGRPAADAEVVVAEGNLEDGRFVAHYRRGGRVVAVLGWNLPKQTRLHRGQHLGPA
- a CDS encoding TetR/AcrR family transcriptional regulator, whose protein sequence is MAKTERPERSARVNATRDLILSTAERLFAERGVHEVSNRQIGEAAGQGNNTAVGYHFGTKTDLVRAIVHKHAVPVEERRRELIAELGAEPDVRDWVTILVRSATDHMDSLGTPSWLARFSAQLMNDPSLREIQQQESLSAPMLQQVVEGLGEHLAELPPAVRIERGDMARHLIIQMTAEFERALAEGRPTARASWQEMADGLIDGIVGLLTAPVTG